A genomic segment from Stappia indica encodes:
- a CDS encoding C4-dicarboxylate TRAP transporter substrate-binding protein, whose protein sequence is MKKLLALATLTAGLMGSAAYADVYQATNWMAPVHILNEETYQKFSKDVAAATDSAITFEVYSSGALVPAKSTMQAIRDGVAQLGIVYPGYTPSELPLNNVLNDLVFVSDDDIASAFAYTEMGMTNERIVGEWKKNGGIFAGGYSTPVYNFICVKPIRAAADAKGLKIRTAGGAQTSWVENLGGVPVSVPIGDVYSGLSRGSIDCTMSDPTNLDKGNKFWEVAKSVTTLPMGVVLGANYVINPGFWQGLAPEQRRVLLDNMAVGNARAQVAYHVGVAAAMEGSKERGLEIIEPSEDLTSKLKEFQTNFVAGLPKKSMDDRKVEDPTDLIEEFQALQTKWKGLLEGVDRTDADALAKILQDNLYSKIDENSFGMN, encoded by the coding sequence ATGAAGAAACTGCTCGCCCTTGCGACCCTGACTGCCGGCCTGATGGGCTCGGCCGCCTATGCGGACGTGTACCAGGCCACCAACTGGATGGCGCCGGTCCACATCCTCAACGAGGAGACCTACCAGAAGTTCTCCAAGGACGTTGCGGCCGCGACCGACAGCGCCATCACCTTCGAGGTCTATTCCAGCGGCGCGCTGGTGCCGGCCAAGTCGACCATGCAGGCGATCCGCGACGGCGTCGCCCAGCTCGGCATCGTCTATCCGGGCTACACCCCCTCGGAACTGCCGCTCAACAACGTGCTCAACGATCTCGTCTTCGTCTCCGACGACGATATCGCCTCCGCCTTCGCCTATACCGAAATGGGCATGACCAACGAGCGCATCGTCGGCGAGTGGAAGAAGAACGGCGGCATCTTCGCCGGCGGCTACTCCACCCCGGTCTACAACTTCATCTGCGTCAAGCCGATCCGCGCGGCAGCCGACGCCAAGGGCCTGAAGATCCGCACCGCGGGCGGCGCCCAGACCTCCTGGGTCGAAAACCTCGGCGGCGTGCCGGTCTCCGTGCCGATCGGCGACGTCTACTCGGGCCTCAGCCGCGGCTCCATCGACTGCACCATGTCGGACCCGACCAACCTCGACAAGGGCAACAAGTTCTGGGAAGTCGCGAAGTCCGTGACCACCCTGCCGATGGGCGTGGTGCTCGGCGCCAACTACGTCATCAACCCGGGCTTCTGGCAGGGGCTCGCCCCCGAACAGCGCCGCGTGCTGCTCGACAACATGGCCGTCGGCAATGCCCGCGCGCAGGTCGCCTATCACGTCGGCGTCGCGGCGGCGATGGAGGGCTCCAAGGAGCGCGGCCTCGAGATCATCGAGCCGTCCGAGGACCTGACCTCCAAGCTCAAGGAGTTCCAGACCAACTTCGTCGCAGGCCTGCCGAAGAAGTCCATGGATGACCGCAAGGTCGAGGATCCGACCGACCTCATCGAGGAGTTCCAGGCGCTTCAGACGAAGTGGAAGGGACTGCTTGAGGGCGTCGACCGCACCGATGCGGATGCGCTGGCCAAGATCCTCCAGGACAACCTGTACTCGAAGATCGACGAGAACAGCTTCGGCATGAACTGA
- a CDS encoding ABC transporter substrate-binding protein encodes MTAKIRRLAATLSLSTGIAALCAPAMAQDLGEPVPQLQIAYYAADMGPMYEQSARVLSEEWAKLGLSFQMQPVQFSSFISNIMVGGGLEDMAVFTVGADPDRVDPTYWLHDLGACGARRNGAKWCDEAYTEMVKKQRELVKQDERLQLVHEAQKYFHDVAPWWPATNTVYGILWNSDKWDNVTSPAPVAAHEGLVDPWLSAKPKTDDRILDWAHYEDVTTYNPMAEEGAVGWVRFIFDTFAKNNSKGETVPWAAAAWEFTDPQTVKVTLREGMKFHDGEAVTADDAVFTINTVVELQPPAMSSRIANLAGAEKVDDLTFNVKLKAPDASFVTTVLTYLFILPEHHWANYDGDKVARDVVADGAVIGSGPFKFKSWRVNETHELETNTEHFHAAEYDGVRRLALGQADAIRSAMLSGTGDIASMVLPVAAMSDLAAQNDHLDFLEIPSHGSMLVWLNNQKAPFTDPAFRKALRAATAKQRAAIEGWLGFAVPAGEGPVPVQLGMWHNSELPQVPFDVDAARKILEEAGYGWDGQGRLHFPKK; translated from the coding sequence ATGACTGCCAAGATCAGGCGGTTGGCCGCGACGCTGTCGCTGTCGACCGGTATTGCTGCGCTTTGCGCACCCGCCATGGCCCAGGATCTCGGAGAGCCGGTTCCCCAGCTCCAGATCGCCTATTACGCGGCCGACATGGGCCCGATGTACGAACAGTCCGCTCGCGTCCTGAGCGAGGAATGGGCCAAGCTCGGCCTGTCCTTCCAGATGCAGCCGGTCCAGTTCAGCAGCTTCATCTCCAACATCATGGTCGGCGGCGGCCTCGAGGACATGGCCGTCTTCACCGTCGGCGCGGACCCGGACCGCGTGGATCCGACCTACTGGCTTCACGACCTCGGCGCCTGCGGTGCCCGGCGCAACGGCGCCAAGTGGTGCGACGAAGCCTATACCGAGATGGTCAAGAAGCAGCGCGAACTGGTCAAGCAGGACGAGCGCCTGCAGCTGGTGCATGAGGCGCAGAAGTATTTCCACGACGTCGCGCCGTGGTGGCCGGCGACGAACACCGTCTACGGCATCCTGTGGAACAGCGACAAATGGGACAACGTCACCAGCCCGGCGCCGGTCGCCGCGCATGAGGGACTTGTCGACCCGTGGCTTTCGGCCAAGCCGAAGACCGACGACCGCATCCTCGACTGGGCGCATTACGAGGACGTCACCACCTACAACCCGATGGCCGAAGAAGGTGCCGTGGGCTGGGTGCGCTTCATCTTCGACACGTTCGCCAAGAACAACTCCAAGGGCGAGACCGTGCCGTGGGCCGCGGCCGCATGGGAATTCACCGATCCGCAGACGGTGAAGGTCACCTTGCGCGAAGGCATGAAGTTCCACGACGGCGAAGCCGTCACCGCGGACGATGCCGTCTTCACGATCAACACCGTGGTCGAGCTGCAGCCGCCGGCAATGTCCTCGCGCATCGCCAACCTGGCCGGTGCGGAGAAGGTCGACGACCTCACCTTCAACGTGAAGCTGAAGGCTCCGGACGCGTCCTTCGTGACGACCGTCCTCACCTACCTGTTCATCCTGCCCGAGCATCACTGGGCGAACTATGACGGCGACAAGGTCGCCCGCGACGTCGTCGCCGACGGTGCGGTGATCGGGTCCGGCCCCTTCAAGTTCAAGAGCTGGCGCGTCAACGAGACGCATGAGCTCGAGACGAACACCGAGCACTTCCATGCCGCCGAATATGACGGCGTGCGCCGTCTGGCGCTCGGCCAGGCGGACGCGATCCGCTCGGCCATGCTGTCCGGCACCGGCGACATCGCCAGCATGGTGCTGCCGGTTGCCGCGATGAGCGACCTTGCCGCGCAGAACGACCATCTCGACTTCCTCGAGATCCCCTCGCACGGCTCCATGCTCGTCTGGCTGAACAACCAGAAGGCTCCGTTCACCGACCCTGCGTTCCGCAAGGCGCTGCGCGCGGCCACCGCCAAGCAGCGGGCCGCGATCGAAGGCTGGCTCGGCTTCGCCGTCCCGGCCGGCGAGGGCCCGGTGCCGGTCCAGCTCGGCATGTGGCACAACTCCGAGCTGCCGCAGGTTCCCTTCGACGTCGACGCCGCCCGCAAGATCCTCGAAGAGGCGGGCTACGGCTGGGACGGACAGGGCCGCCTGCACTTCCCCAAGAAGTAA
- a CDS encoding TRAP transporter large permease, whose translation MDRLEIGFVGIVLTLVLIGLRVPIGVAMGAVAVGGIFAMLGAMPAIGIVKAVPYDLVGDWNLSAVPMFLLMGYIASGAGLTKGLFAAARVFLNRVPGGLASATVASSALFASASGSSVATAAAFSRIAIPEMLKAGYAPSLAAGSVAAAGTLGSLIPPSVLLIVFGLMMDVSISELFIAGLIPGLLSAVMFVGMISLRTMLKPELAPKSDEVYSWAEKIELIKDVWPLPVLIAGVLGGIFTGIFTATEAGAIGAFLACIIAAARRQLDIRVMRCALIDTALGTAAIFIIVVGAALFARFIALSTVPVWVTNFFDGYSAITVILMIGALYLVLGCFLESISIMLLTLPVLAPMLALLGVDLIWFGILTVKLLEIGLVTPPVGMNVYVIRSSLGSTIPLGQIFAGVSWFILADFITLALLIAFPAISLWLPAIMAN comes from the coding sequence ATGGACCGTCTCGAAATCGGTTTCGTCGGCATCGTCCTGACGCTCGTCCTCATCGGCCTGCGCGTTCCCATCGGCGTCGCCATGGGCGCGGTCGCCGTCGGCGGCATCTTCGCCATGCTCGGCGCGATGCCGGCCATCGGCATCGTCAAGGCCGTTCCCTACGATCTCGTCGGCGACTGGAACCTGTCGGCCGTGCCGATGTTCCTGCTGATGGGCTATATCGCGTCCGGCGCCGGCCTGACCAAGGGCCTGTTCGCCGCCGCCCGCGTGTTCCTCAACCGGGTGCCGGGCGGGCTTGCCTCCGCGACGGTCGCCTCCAGCGCGCTGTTCGCCTCGGCCAGCGGCTCGAGCGTTGCAACCGCCGCCGCCTTCTCGCGCATCGCCATCCCGGAAATGCTGAAGGCCGGCTATGCCCCCTCGCTCGCGGCCGGCTCGGTCGCAGCTGCCGGCACGCTCGGCTCGCTGATCCCGCCGAGCGTCCTGCTGATCGTCTTCGGCCTGATGATGGACGTGTCGATCAGCGAGCTGTTCATCGCCGGCCTCATCCCCGGCCTGCTGTCGGCCGTGATGTTCGTCGGCATGATCTCGCTGCGCACCATGCTCAAGCCCGAGCTGGCGCCGAAGAGCGACGAGGTCTACAGCTGGGCCGAGAAGATCGAGCTGATCAAGGACGTGTGGCCGCTGCCGGTGCTGATCGCCGGCGTGCTCGGCGGCATCTTCACCGGCATCTTCACGGCCACCGAGGCCGGTGCCATCGGCGCGTTCCTCGCCTGCATCATCGCCGCCGCCCGTCGCCAGCTCGACATCCGGGTGATGCGCTGCGCGCTGATCGACACGGCGCTCGGCACCGCCGCGATCTTCATCATCGTCGTCGGCGCGGCCCTGTTCGCCCGCTTCATCGCCCTGTCGACGGTGCCGGTCTGGGTCACCAACTTCTTCGACGGCTACAGCGCGATCACCGTGATCCTGATGATCGGCGCGCTCTATCTCGTGCTCGGCTGCTTCCTGGAAAGCATCTCGATCATGCTGCTGACCCTGCCGGTGCTGGCGCCGATGCTGGCGCTGCTGGGCGTCGACCTGATCTGGTTCGGCATCCTGACCGTCAAGCTGCTGGAGATCGGCCTCGTCACGCCTCCGGTCGGAATGAATGTCTACGTCATCCGATCCAGTCTCGGCAGCACCATACCTCTCGGCCAGATCTTTGCCGGCGTCAGCTGGTTCATCCTGGCCGACTTCATCACGCTGGCCCTGCTGATCGCCTTCCCGGCCATCAGCCTGTGGCTGCCCGCAATCATGGCGAACTGA
- a CDS encoding SDR family NAD(P)-dependent oxidoreductase, protein MTQNPIAIVTGGGAGIGAAISRVLAENGHQVIVADLAADNAEAVASAICANGGSARAHALDVTDAAAVARLAEEAGDVRLLVNNAGIFNVKGFFELAPDDFRKMYEVNLVALFDLSQKIAARMQPGGAIVNIASRAMLGARHYAHYVASKAAVAGLTRAMALDLAERKIRVNAVAPGVIETDMLKARSDTDLDGLRAQQPMGQLGAPDDIAHAVAFLGSPQAGFITGQVLLVDGGRSLGGTTSF, encoded by the coding sequence ATGACACAGAACCCCATCGCCATCGTGACCGGCGGCGGCGCGGGAATTGGCGCGGCCATTTCCCGTGTCCTTGCCGAGAACGGCCATCAGGTCATCGTCGCCGATCTTGCCGCCGACAACGCGGAAGCCGTCGCCTCCGCCATCTGCGCAAACGGCGGCAGCGCCCGCGCCCATGCGCTCGACGTCACGGATGCGGCTGCCGTCGCCCGCCTTGCCGAGGAGGCCGGGGACGTGCGCCTGCTCGTCAACAATGCCGGCATCTTCAACGTGAAGGGCTTCTTCGAGCTGGCGCCCGACGACTTCCGAAAAATGTACGAGGTCAACCTCGTCGCCCTGTTCGACCTGTCCCAGAAGATCGCCGCGCGCATGCAGCCCGGCGGCGCCATCGTCAACATCGCCTCGCGCGCCATGCTCGGCGCGCGCCACTACGCCCATTACGTCGCCTCCAAGGCGGCCGTCGCCGGCCTCACCCGCGCCATGGCGCTGGATCTGGCCGAGCGCAAGATCCGCGTCAACGCGGTCGCCCCCGGCGTGATCGAGACCGACATGCTGAAGGCCCGCTCGGACACCGATCTGGACGGTCTGCGGGCGCAGCAGCCGATGGGCCAGCTCGGCGCGCCGGACGACATCGCCCATGCCGTGGCCTTCCTCGGCTCGCCGCAGGCCGGCTTCATCACGGGCCAGGTGCTGCTCGTCGACGGCGGGCGCTCGCTCGGCGGCACCACGAGCTTCTGA
- a CDS encoding SDR family NAD(P)-dependent oxidoreductase, whose amino-acid sequence MDTNRFTGRLAIVTGAASGIGFAIAERLAAQGATVIAVDRDAEGLARLPQGIETVMADVTDPALPETLSAALAGRPLAILVNNAGVGGGGRADETSAEDVRRYFEINVLPVFMLSKFAVGEMRRAGGGAIVNIASIYAIVGATGSAGYSTSKAAVDGMTRQMATDFGPENIRVNAVAPGLIETPLTAERIRTETWRKHVFIEQAPLRRVGTPGEVADAVAFLASDEAAFITGATLRVDGGWAVGRYPRPGDAA is encoded by the coding sequence ATGGACACCAATCGCTTCACCGGCCGTCTGGCCATCGTCACCGGTGCCGCTTCCGGCATCGGCTTCGCCATCGCCGAGCGCCTCGCCGCGCAAGGGGCCACGGTCATCGCCGTCGACCGCGATGCGGAGGGTCTGGCCCGGCTGCCGCAGGGCATCGAGACGGTGATGGCCGACGTCACCGATCCGGCGCTGCCCGAGACGCTGTCCGCAGCGCTTGCCGGGCGCCCGCTCGCCATCCTCGTCAACAATGCCGGGGTGGGCGGCGGCGGGCGCGCCGACGAGACCAGCGCCGAGGACGTGCGGCGCTATTTCGAGATCAACGTGCTGCCGGTGTTCATGCTCAGCAAGTTCGCGGTCGGCGAGATGCGCCGCGCAGGCGGCGGTGCCATCGTCAACATCGCCTCGATCTACGCCATCGTCGGGGCGACCGGCAGCGCCGGCTACAGCACCAGCAAGGCTGCCGTCGACGGCATGACCCGCCAGATGGCGACCGACTTCGGGCCGGAGAACATCCGCGTCAACGCCGTCGCCCCCGGACTGATCGAGACGCCGCTGACCGCCGAGCGGATCCGCACGGAGACCTGGCGCAAGCATGTCTTCATCGAGCAGGCGCCGCTGCGCCGGGTCGGGACGCCTGGCGAGGTTGCCGATGCCGTCGCCTTCCTTGCCAGCGACGAGGCCGCCTTCATCACGGGCGCGACGCTTCGCGTCGACGGCGGCTGGGCCGTCGGCCGCTATCCGCGCCCGGGAGACGCCGCATGA
- a CDS encoding FAD-dependent oxidoreductase: MTRKDPVLKDAYDLIVVGSGAAGMAAAIAARLAGLDVAILEKSAHFGGSTAVSGGAIWIPDNPKMRAGGMSDDRQEAFRYIEAETGNRLNADVVHAFLDNGPRMVDFFEKHTALQFDYRAYSPDYHPDTPGAALGGRVLDAKDYDGRRLGRWFSKLRPPIADFTVFGGLLLNRFDIGHFMKMTRSLPSAMYAARVMARHLRDRLTHPRGTRLVLGQAVAGRLAESVLALDIPIFLETPLAGIRRSDGRVDGVEVTHGGATRTLAARRGVVLAAGGFPQNAARRKEVMPHVAAGAPHYSMSPTDSTGDTLDLATRIGAAITEGNSNAAFWTPVSLLPGKGGPRPFPHLFLDRAKPGVIAVGPDGRRFANEAMSYHDFVQAMLSSGNTSAWLVCDHRALRRYGMGAVRPFPAPFGHHLRSGYLKRGRDAAELARAMKVPEAALAQTIAGFNTDAAEGTDRAFGKGSTAYQTYLGDAENAPNPCLRPLDQAPLYAIEIFPGDIGTSIGLSANGRGEVLATDGTPIPGLYTCGNDMNSIMAGSYPGAGITLGPALTFGYIVGHTAAGLEP, encoded by the coding sequence ATGACACGCAAGGATCCGGTCCTGAAGGATGCGTACGACCTGATCGTCGTCGGCTCGGGCGCCGCCGGCATGGCCGCCGCCATCGCCGCCCGGCTTGCAGGCCTCGACGTGGCGATCCTCGAAAAGTCCGCCCATTTCGGCGGCTCGACGGCGGTCTCCGGCGGGGCGATCTGGATCCCCGACAATCCGAAGATGCGCGCCGGCGGCATGAGCGACGACAGGCAGGAGGCCTTCCGCTACATCGAGGCGGAGACCGGCAACCGGCTCAATGCCGATGTCGTACACGCCTTTCTCGACAACGGCCCGCGCATGGTCGACTTCTTCGAGAAGCACACTGCGCTGCAGTTCGACTACCGGGCCTATTCGCCCGACTATCACCCCGACACGCCGGGCGCGGCGCTCGGCGGCCGCGTGCTCGATGCCAAGGATTACGACGGCCGCCGGCTCGGCCGCTGGTTCTCGAAGCTGCGTCCTCCCATCGCCGATTTCACCGTCTTCGGCGGGCTGCTGCTGAACCGGTTCGACATCGGTCACTTCATGAAGATGACGCGCTCGCTCCCCTCCGCGATGTATGCGGCGCGTGTGATGGCCCGACACCTGCGCGACCGGCTGACCCATCCGCGCGGCACCCGTCTGGTGCTCGGGCAGGCCGTCGCCGGCCGCCTCGCCGAAAGCGTGCTGGCGCTCGACATCCCGATCTTCCTGGAGACGCCGCTTGCCGGCATCCGCCGCAGCGACGGCCGGGTCGATGGGGTGGAGGTCACCCATGGCGGCGCGACGCGCACGCTCGCTGCACGGCGCGGCGTCGTACTGGCAGCCGGCGGATTTCCGCAGAATGCGGCCCGGCGCAAGGAGGTGATGCCGCATGTCGCGGCCGGCGCCCCGCACTATTCCATGTCGCCGACGGACAGCACCGGCGACACGCTGGACCTTGCGACCAGGATCGGCGCGGCAATCACCGAAGGCAACAGCAACGCCGCGTTCTGGACGCCGGTCTCGCTGCTGCCGGGCAAGGGCGGCCCGCGCCCCTTCCCGCACCTCTTTCTCGACCGGGCAAAGCCCGGCGTCATCGCGGTCGGCCCCGACGGCCGGCGCTTTGCCAACGAGGCGATGTCCTATCACGACTTCGTCCAGGCGATGCTGTCGAGCGGCAATACCTCGGCCTGGCTGGTCTGCGATCACCGTGCGCTGCGGCGCTACGGCATGGGCGCGGTGCGCCCGTTCCCCGCGCCGTTCGGCCATCACCTGCGCTCAGGCTACCTGAAGCGCGGCCGCGATGCGGCGGAGCTCGCCCGTGCGATGAAGGTGCCGGAGGCAGCGCTTGCGCAGACCATCGCCGGCTTCAACACGGATGCGGCCGAGGGCACCGACCGTGCGTTCGGCAAGGGATCGACCGCCTACCAGACCTATCTGGGCGATGCGGAAAACGCTCCCAATCCCTGCCTGCGACCGCTCGACCAGGCGCCCCTCTATGCCATCGAGATCTTCCCCGGCGACATCGGCACCAGCATCGGCCTGTCGGCGAACGGGCGCGGCGAGGTCCTCGCCACCGACGGCACGCCGATCCCCGGCCTCTATACCTGCGGCAACGACATGAACTCGATCATGGCCGGCAGCTATCCGGGCGCCGGCATCACCCTCGGCCCGGCCCTCACCTTCGGCTATATCGTCGGCCACACGGCCGCGGGGCTGGAGCCCTGA
- a CDS encoding TRAP transporter small permease subunit, translating to MLERALNQIAALLAGLAALALLAMMLHVTADVAGKYFLNAPIPGTAEVVASYYMISVVFLPLAWLEVKNGPIVVELFFDMANPVARRAMLLLGTLLSLAVYGLIAWLSWQPAVHAWEIGEIVEGAWKVVVWPTKFLLPLGLGLACLAQFTRLVLILSGRDVLPANDQPQHADPV from the coding sequence ATGCTGGAGCGCGCCCTCAACCAGATCGCCGCCCTGCTCGCCGGGCTGGCGGCCCTCGCCCTGCTGGCGATGATGCTGCACGTGACGGCGGACGTCGCCGGCAAGTACTTCCTGAATGCGCCGATCCCGGGCACCGCCGAGGTCGTGGCCAGCTACTACATGATCTCGGTCGTGTTCCTGCCGCTGGCCTGGCTGGAGGTGAAGAACGGCCCGATCGTGGTGGAGCTGTTCTTCGACATGGCGAACCCCGTGGCCCGGCGCGCCATGCTGCTGCTCGGCACTCTGCTGTCGCTTGCCGTCTACGGGCTGATCGCCTGGCTCTCGTGGCAGCCGGCCGTGCATGCCTGGGAAATCGGCGAGATCGTCGAGGGCGCATGGAAGGTCGTCGTCTGGCCGACCAAGTTCCTGCTGCCGCTCGGCCTCGGCCTTGCCTGCCTTGCCCAGTTCACCCGCCTCGTGCTGATCCTGTCCGGCCGCGACGTCCTGCCGGCGAACGATCAGCCCCAGCACGCAGATCCAGTCTGA
- the fahA gene encoding fumarylacetoacetase produces MQSSWVPGANSPSGDFPLANLPYGVFSRGGDAPRCGVAIGDHVVDLAALAASGLLGEAAGGWGLDEPGINSFMAAGPEAWAVLRARLTDLLAEDGSAELRDNAALRASALVPMGEVRMHLPFRVTGYTDFYAGRQHAFNSGSILRGPQNALTPNWPHMPIGYNGRVSTVVVSGTPVRRPLGQVRNEGAEMPELTACRRLDIEVEFGAVVALPTQMGETLSVAEAWEHLFGFVLLNDWSARDIQRWEGQPLGPFQSKAFATSISPWVVTRAALEPFRCGPPERDTPLLPYLQEPEDYFFDLTLEAHLTPEGGAPSRIVRTNTKHLYYCAPQLLTHHALCGCRMQTGDLLGSGTISGPEREAFGCLMEQTWGGRDSVELSAGGSRVFLEDGDSVTLTGWGEVNGQRIGFGRCEGTILPAPQKVGRTGQ; encoded by the coding sequence ATGCAATCTTCATGGGTACCTGGGGCCAACTCGCCCTCGGGAGACTTTCCCTTGGCAAATCTGCCGTACGGGGTGTTTTCGCGCGGCGGCGACGCTCCGCGCTGCGGTGTCGCCATCGGCGATCATGTGGTCGACCTTGCCGCGCTGGCGGCATCCGGGCTGCTCGGCGAGGCGGCCGGCGGCTGGGGTCTGGACGAGCCGGGCATCAATTCCTTCATGGCGGCCGGCCCCGAGGCCTGGGCCGTGCTGCGCGCCCGCCTGACCGACCTGCTCGCCGAGGACGGCTCTGCGGAACTTCGCGACAATGCCGCGCTTCGCGCCTCGGCCCTTGTGCCGATGGGCGAGGTGCGCATGCACCTGCCGTTCCGCGTCACCGGCTACACGGATTTCTATGCCGGCCGCCAGCACGCCTTCAACTCGGGCTCGATCCTGCGCGGTCCCCAGAACGCGCTGACCCCGAACTGGCCGCATATGCCCATCGGCTACAACGGCCGGGTGTCCACCGTCGTCGTCTCGGGCACGCCGGTGCGCCGGCCGCTCGGCCAGGTGCGGAACGAAGGCGCCGAGATGCCCGAACTGACCGCCTGCCGCCGGCTGGACATCGAGGTCGAGTTCGGTGCCGTCGTGGCCCTGCCGACGCAGATGGGCGAGACCCTGTCGGTCGCCGAGGCGTGGGAGCACCTGTTCGGCTTCGTGCTGCTCAACGACTGGTCGGCCCGCGACATCCAGCGCTGGGAGGGCCAGCCGCTCGGGCCGTTCCAGTCCAAGGCCTTCGCCACCTCGATCAGCCCCTGGGTCGTGACCCGTGCGGCGCTCGAGCCGTTCCGCTGCGGCCCGCCGGAGCGCGACACTCCGCTGCTGCCCTATCTGCAGGAGCCGGAGGACTATTTCTTCGACCTGACGCTGGAGGCGCATCTGACGCCCGAGGGCGGGGCGCCGAGCCGCATCGTGCGCACCAACACGAAGCACCTCTACTATTGCGCGCCGCAGCTCCTGACCCATCACGCCCTGTGCGGCTGCCGGATGCAGACCGGCGACCTGCTCGGATCCGGCACCATCTCCGGTCCCGAGCGGGAGGCCTTCGGCTGCCTGATGGAGCAGACCTGGGGCGGCCGCGATTCCGTGGAGCTGTCCGCCGGCGGCTCGCGGGTCTTCCTGGAGGACGGCGACAGCGTGACGCTGACCGGCTGGGGCGAGGTGAACGGCCAGCGGATCGGATTCGGACGGTGCGAGGGAACGATCCTGCCCGCGCCGCAAAAGGTCGGGAGGACCGGACAATGA
- a CDS encoding fumarylacetoacetate hydrolase family protein encodes MKLCRFGENRLGVVRGNGVHDVSAVLDDLPAHTYPLPDHDPLIAALDELRPKMEALADETPAVPLSSVSLLPPVASPRKIIGAPVNYRLHLDEALEDPNIHHGTNIMPIDKAGLFLKATSSLIGASEPVTIRFPEVRNDHEVELVAVIGRKADRVSRETALDHVAGYAIGLDMTVRGTQERSMRKSCDSYSVLGPWMVTADEIPDPSALELELHVNGVTRQKARTSDLIRDLATLIERASSFYTLMPGDLLFTGTPEGVSEVKAGDEMRASISSIGTMTVAVR; translated from the coding sequence ATGAAACTGTGCCGTTTTGGAGAAAACCGTCTTGGCGTGGTGCGCGGGAACGGCGTGCATGACGTCTCCGCCGTGCTGGACGACCTGCCGGCCCACACCTATCCGCTGCCCGATCATGATCCGCTGATCGCCGCGCTCGATGAGCTGCGCCCCAAGATGGAGGCGCTGGCCGACGAGACCCCGGCCGTGCCGCTTTCCAGCGTGAGCCTGCTACCGCCGGTCGCCTCGCCGCGCAAGATCATCGGAGCGCCAGTGAACTACCGCCTGCATCTCGACGAGGCGCTGGAAGACCCGAACATCCACCACGGCACCAACATCATGCCGATCGACAAGGCGGGCCTCTTCCTCAAGGCGACGAGTTCGCTGATCGGGGCGAGCGAGCCGGTGACGATCCGTTTCCCGGAGGTCCGCAACGACCATGAGGTCGAGCTGGTGGCGGTGATCGGCCGCAAGGCCGACCGGGTGTCGCGGGAGACCGCGCTGGACCATGTCGCCGGCTATGCGATCGGGCTGGACATGACCGTGCGCGGCACGCAGGAGCGCAGCATGCGCAAGTCCTGCGACAGCTATTCGGTGCTCGGCCCCTGGATGGTGACGGCGGACGAGATCCCCGACCCGTCCGCGCTGGAACTCGAGCTGCATGTGAACGGGGTGACGCGGCAGAAGGCCCGCACGTCCGACCTCATCCGCGACCTGGCAACGCTGATCGAGCGTGCCTCGTCCTTCTACACCCTGATGCCGGGCGACCTGCTGTTCACCGGCACGCCGGAAGGCGTCAGCGAGGTGAAGGCCGGCGACGAAATGCGCGCGAGCATCAGCAGCATCGGAACCATGACGGTCGCGGTCCGCTGA
- a CDS encoding fumarylacetoacetate hydrolase family protein: MDYIFEPTPVSSLPVAGETGRFPVRRIFCVGRNYADHIREMGFQPEREPPFFFTKPADALVQDGETVAYPPLTENFHHEAELVIAIGKEGADIPVERALEHVYGYATGNDLTRRDIQIALRDRGRPWDWSKAFDRSAVCGEITAMPGKALPDETRVLLTVNGETRQDATLDLLIWSVSEIIAALSSSVTIRPGDLVYTGTPAGVGAMVPGDVCRVEISGLAPVTTTIGPRG; the protein is encoded by the coding sequence ATGGATTACATCTTCGAGCCGACGCCGGTCAGCAGCCTGCCGGTCGCCGGCGAGACTGGGCGGTTTCCGGTACGCCGGATCTTCTGCGTCGGCCGCAACTACGCCGACCACATTCGCGAGATGGGCTTCCAGCCGGAGCGCGAGCCGCCGTTTTTCTTCACCAAGCCGGCCGATGCGCTGGTGCAGGACGGCGAGACGGTCGCCTATCCGCCGCTGACCGAGAACTTCCACCACGAGGCCGAGTTGGTGATCGCCATCGGCAAGGAAGGCGCGGACATTCCGGTCGAGCGCGCGCTGGAGCACGTCTACGGCTATGCGACCGGCAACGACCTGACGCGCCGCGACATCCAGATCGCGCTGCGCGACCGCGGCCGTCCGTGGGACTGGAGCAAGGCCTTCGACCGTTCCGCCGTCTGCGGCGAGATCACCGCGATGCCGGGCAAGGCGCTGCCGGACGAGACCCGCGTGCTGCTCACGGTCAACGGCGAGACCCGCCAGGATGCGACGCTCGACCTGCTGATCTGGTCGGTGTCGGAGATCATCGCGGCGCTGTCCTCGTCCGTGACCATCCGCCCCGGCGATCTCGTCTATACCGGCACGCCGGCCGGCGTCGGCGCGATGGTGCCGGGCGATGTCTGCCGTGTTGAGATTTCCGGCCTGGCGCCGGTGACCACGACAATCGGACCGCGCGGCTGA